From Salarias fasciatus chromosome 8, fSalaFa1.1, whole genome shotgun sequence:
TTACAGAtttggggggcggggctgacggAGGCGTGgcgaggggggggcgggggggcggccGCCTGGGGTGGCGATCTGAAGGGGGGGAATTTGGATCCGGATTAGCAGCAACTGGAGGCGGGCGGCCTCCGACACGAGGAGCGGCGCCCTCTGTGGTGAAGAAGCAGTGATGGCGCTCTGTAGTGTGAtcagaatgggggggggggggggcgggggtcgtCCTCGGGtcgtgctgctctgctctgaggcTGGCCGGGGGTCACAGGTCAACGCTGGAGCTCTACATGGCGAACAGGGCGTCCTCGGCTCGGCCCGCCTTCTTGCGGCCGGGGGTCCCCGGCGCGGCGCCCGGGGCCCCGCTGGGGGGCGCCGGCAGGCCGGGGGTCACCTCGGCCGCCTTGGCTCGCTCCTCCAGGAACTTGTCGAACTCTGGAGGGACGGAGACAAAGCAAAGTGGAGCAAACTCCTGGAAGAACTTGGAAAAGTTCTGTCAACCAGAGAAACGGACGTTTACCTTCACTGGTGACGCCTTCCTCCCCCTCGTCTCCTTTCTGTCGACAGAAGAAGACGAAGTCACACTTCAAACAGCAAGACCCACCGCAAACCAccagagagcagaaacaaaacCCATCCATCCCACGGCTCTGCTGTCATTATACCAGCCGTTATTGACAGAGGGAAACGCGGTTAGCAGCTGTTAGAGGAGGCAGGAAGCTGGACGTGAttggcaggaggagaagagatgGATTCAAACTGaagtgagaaagaaaagacagaacgAAATGGACGATGGTCTCACCACGTCAGTAGCGAGCCACTCCTCTATGTCATCCATGACAGAGGGCTGGCGTGCCGCACGCTGCGAGGAGCGCCGCCGGGCGGACAACAGAAAACACGACGTGAACAAACGATAAATGCAACTCAATAAAGGAAACCATGAAGaaactgaaggtgtgtgtgtgtgtgtgtgtgtgtgtgtgatgagggaATGCATCGTGAGGCAGGCGACGGCGCAGCCAGCAGATGACGCCATGTTTCCAGGACTCACCCCTGCGGGGGCCGGCTGCTGCTTGACGTCCAgggtgggcggggctccggCCTCGGCGGCGCCGGTCCGGGTCTGGGCGAACACGTCGAAGTCGTCCTGGGTGGGCGGCGGCTTGCAGCTGGAGAGCGAGCTCAGGGTGCTGCTGACGCTGTCTCCGCccacatctggacacacacacacacacacacacacaccggcggTCACTTCAGGCGCCGCTGGGCGGTGGGGGCCGTCCGCGGCGCCGCTGCGTACCCAGCCCGGCGAGGCGGGAGGCCAGGGACCCCGGGGAGGAGGGCCGTCCGGCGGGCGCCGTCAGGCCGGGCGGCAGGCTGGACGGAGCGGCGTTGGGCATGTTGCTGACCACCGCCGGCGAGCCGGGGCCCAGGTCGATCAGGTTGTCCTCCGTGGCCTCGCTGaggacctgcaggaggacggagacaggacagagCTGTGGAGTCATGGAGGGACGggggagagcggggggggggggggctggctcATGAGCAAAGGAAAGCTTCAGTGGCAGGCtacaaaaaaagtacaattacACTTCCGATGTCTCGAAAACAACATGAGGGAAATTAAAAGCAGTAAAATGACGGCATGGTGCAGGACGAGCAaacagggaggagctggagagagaggacAGCATGGAGTCGACCACGGAAAACTGCTTCTTAAGGGGGTCTGAACACAGCCTCACCACGAAAACAGCTGCAGCGACAAGTCCTTCACTTTAATGCAGAACTTCCTGTGACTTTTACGACTAAACTCTACTATAATCATGGTTttaaaaaggaataaataaaagaataatatctgaaatgatcaaatactttttttctaaattgtgttttcatgacTTAAGAGCaaaaacaggggtgtcaaaggTAGAGTCCGTGGGCACAGAACCTGGTCCAGTAGGAAGTCTAGTCCGGTCCACAGGCGTGAGAAAATGACACTAACTGCAATGTATTCGTTTGACCACTGGGGGCGCACTGCAGGTGAGGTCAGGTGATCAGGAGTGTTTCCCTATTTCAATACATTTAGATGAagaattccctttttttttttggtaagtTTCCTGGATTCCCGTCTCCCATCAATAACGGAAACATGATAAACACAACCTGagtttaaacacacaaaacaaaccccttaagaaaacagcagagcggcagggtgggggggtggggggggggggggggggtcatcgTGGGGATTTACTCTCATGATCTTCGACTGTCTGAGGGAAATCAAACACAGTGACTGTCTGCTCGTCCGCCTGTCAGTGTCCGGAACCCTCCGGCTCCGTCACGTCGGCAGCTgtcgggggggtcgggggtcaagACATGCCGTGTGGGGGGGGGAGACACAGGTGGCGGCCGGCCCACGCCACTCGGCCGTGTTCTACGGCCGCCGCTGGTCACTTTAAGGGAGGTTGACAATGTTTTCATACTTGCCTGTCTCAGCTagccacagaagaacagaggaggaaacagaagagGGAGAGACAGTGAATACGACGGGCATGCCTCCGCAGGGAGAGTCACGGCCATGTTTCACGCCCCGATAAGAGGAAACcccacgaggaggaggagggagtgctGCCCCGGCATCAACACCTCCTCAATACAGCGAGACAACACCGCAAAACAACCACGTGTTGGGTTTCCTGTTAAGAAGGCGAGGACATGGGACCGGCAGTCATAAGACGACAGTATGGAGCGTGCAGGTTCTACGGACACTGACAGGAGCTCAACGCGTGAAAACAGACGGGAGGAGAGCTGCGGGTTCTCCAGCCGGAGGCGGACTCACCCCATTGTTGACACTCTGCGCTGAAGACCTCCCAGACCGGAACCTCTCATACctgaggacacagagacaggaagtggaaggagTGAGGGACGTCTCTGCAGACCGGGCGGCGGCGTGGGGCGGCTCTCACCGGTCGTAGCGGAGGAAGATGTTGTTGAGGTCGTCGTTGGcgtgcagcagctcctcggtCACCGCCTCGTTGGACACGCAGGAGATGAGCTCCATGATCCTCTGCTGCATGGCTCTGCAGGTCCTGTTCAGCTCCTGCGCAGCAGACGAGCGCGTTACAAGGGAATGCAAACACGTGCAGCGACGGCAGGACGCGGGGGGGGGTCTCGCCTGCAGCAGCTCGTAGTCCGAAGCGTCCTCCTGTCCCGGCACCATCTCGGTCAGCATCTCCGACATGACTTTAGTGTTTCCTCGAACCACGTCCAGCTCGCTGCGTAGCCGGCAGATCTGAACCACAGGAGCACAAATCCAGGAGCGTTTAGACCCGAGCCGTCGAAACCTTCTTCTCACTCCAGGAGCCTCGTGCAGCCCGATGAGCCCTGAGGCCAAAGGTCAACTGGAAGTCCGTGAGATTTCTCAAAACTATGCTCTGATCGACACACTGCTAAAACAGCAATCAGGCCGCTAAATTTAGTCAAATGAAAATAACTGATAAGCCTGAAAAACAAGGCctctgcagcacaaacacacgaGCCCGGCGTCTGAACACATGAGAGCGTCTGAAATAACATTCAGCAGAGGAAGTCGTACTCACTGTCTCTCCCTcttctgtttgtgaaaaactgtatcTACATTCTGTCGACTCCAAAAGCTGTAACTTTTTTCTCCCATCCTGGTGCTGACCAGACCCGGCCCTGCTCAGCTTCTGGGAGATGACGGGATCGGGAACGGATCCGTGCCGCCGTACCTGTTCAGACGTGGGGTTGATGGGTCCCGAGGTGTGGATGCTGGGGCCCTGGGGGGCGGTGTACGCAGGCGGGACGGCGGCCGGCGCCGGCTGAGTGGTGGCGCTGTACTTATGCAAGGCGGAGTCGCCGTCTGGAGCCGAtgccacctgcagagagaggagacagcaTCACATGGTGAGCGAGTGCACGAAGGGATGTCTCCACTGGACGTCCAGCGCGGCGCCTCCTACCCGCTGAGGCGTGTGTATGGGGGACAGGGTTTCCAGGTCCGACATGGGGAAATCGATGCCTTTCCTTTTCAGCTCCTCGTAGATCTGAACCACACCTGTGAGGTCCGGACTGCTCCTGAAAGCATCGGCCCACgcctgcaggaagcagagggaACACAGGGTTAACaggtggggaggggagggggggggggggctcacacAGCAAACAAAGCCAGTGATGTGGGAACATTACAGGAGCCTGTTCTCTgatgatttgtgtttgtgtgccagTGGAACCACAGAGGCCTTTTCTCTCGGCCATGGGTCATTACAGCAGCTCACTAACCACAGCAAGCACCGCGCACTCCGAACCCGCTCCATTCAGCCGCTCCTCACAGCAAACCAGTTTCTGACTGGACTTTGAACAAGGGGAAGTGAAACTGACGTCAAACCGAGACACACCTGGCAAAACTCCGAGGACAACTGAGCACAGAACAAGGGGGAGAAGaccaaaactaaaaaaaaaaaagatcatttttaaaTACTTCTCATTCCCCTCATCCGGAAATCTGTAGAGTTTAAAATCAATGTGACAATTGGcacaacaaccaacagcacccactagtggccaaacatgGAAATGACGTCTTCAGCGTTTCTGTGGTGTGAACGGGTCAACTTCTCCCAAACGAAACTGCAAAACCGAtgtgttttcccttgaaaacacTGCCTTGATTGCATTTATCGACGAAAACGACACGTTTGAACACCTGAGAGCTGAGCCAGGTGGTCACTGCACCACCGCCTGCTGTCCGACTGGGAATCGGACAAAGCAAACAATCCTCCGCCACGCTATTACCAAAGCCGCACGCCGCTTTCCCAGCTGACCCTGCTGCCACAAACCCGTTGGTCTAATGACAAGAAGCTCCCTCCTGCCTCACGGCTGCGACGCAGCCCTCCAGGGCGCACGCCGCCAGCTGTGGTCACGTGGATCCCTGGGCTGAAATAAGAGGAGTCCACATGAACCCGGCAGAGTCACCTGAGCTGAGGCAGGTAACCGGAGCCGCTCCGGCCTGGAGCCCTGGAGACGCCGTGCTTCTACCTGAGGCTCTGCCTGGAGATGACAGGCCGCCTCCTGGACCTCCGCACGGCGCCACGCACTGCAACAAACACCTATGACACCCACAAACCTCTATTTTTGACTTATTCCTCCCTCACCTTACAGACAGAGGCTCAGAAAGTAGAGACAATCCTGAAATCCAACaagctggagcagctgtgatGCAAATATTTCATTCTCAGCATAAGAGGGACACATTTTGACAGAGCACTCCAACAAGGACACATCCTGATTATAACTGCAAACTATATCAAAACATCAATTTCTTAAGGAGCATTTATGGAATTTGAATAAGATAAAAATGGCATTCCTCTATAATCTCTTGGAAACTGGCCGGCAGGCTGCAGAGGCCGGAGAGAAGTCCTGCCTgtcgctcgtgtgtgtgtgtctgttaatgtgtgtgttatCTCACCTGAATCAGGGCGAGGACTTTATCTTGAACGATGGTGGGCGGGTTGTTTTTAGGAGAGATGATTTTGACGAGAACGCCCTCGACAAAGTCCCTGCTGGTCACTAGAGCGTGAAAACGATGGCCGCAGTTTTTCACACACGTCTCCAGAACCTGCGGGATCCAAGCGGAGACGGCCATGTCAAAAGACAAATCATTCGACAGGCATGGTGAGAATGTGAAAGGAGACTGTGAACTACGGAACACATCCAGTGGCTGGAAGGATTTATATCTACGTAATGTCGCATTGTGTAAGAGGGAAAATGACGACACCTCTTAAACCTTGTCCCATTTATCAGATTACCTTGATAATGTCTTCAGAAGTGTTGCAGTACACTGTAAACTCACCGTTAAAGCCAGCATCACCTCCCTGTAGTTCCTGTTGCCATTCACCCTCTTCTTCACTGCTCTAATAGCATCCTTGGGCCTGGAAACACAGATAGAGAAACATGTCAAagcacacatcacacacatacagcaaAGTAAAAGACCAGAGTGGCTCTCAAATGGAGAGATAGCACTGAtcacacagaacaaacacaatcACCAAGAGGGTTGTAAGTGTGTGCTTTGGTTGGTGGTCAATCAAAACTTGTCCTCTAATCTTAGAATTAATGCTTTTGACTGTTGGACTGCAAGGCAGATATAATTAACACTAATTTATTACTTCTGACCAGAAAAATTCACCATCAGGCCGGGTGTGTGTACGTGATAGACATGGACTAAAAACTAAAGTAAGAATCAGTTCTCTCTCACTGCTGATTTACAAGGCAGCCTGCTGTAATAGACTCATCTCAGCCAGTTTACAGCCCCGCTAATCAAACAAGACCTGGACTTCACACAGCTGCCTGAAACATGCAGTCCAGGGTAAATGGAACGGGGAGATAAGCAACCTGGGCCTTGCATAAACCCATCTGACACAGGCTGAGCTGGATTCCTCCCCTGCTACTGGCaaagatattaaaataaaaccaagGAGTGGAATGACAGATCAATATGTAAACAGCACAGGAACACCGACGGCCGATTCATTCTCGCGCACAGTCGGGTTGATGAGTAACGTAAGGGACAATGATTGATCTGTTTTTCTGGGTTACTGACCCATCCTCCGTTTCATTGATGATGTCGCAGATCTCCATGTTGAGGGTCCAGTCTTCGCTCTGCAGGGAGCCGTCGGTGGCTCTCTCTGTGACAAACACGCAGGAGAAACAGCAAGTCTCGTTAAAGTGCAACACACTGGATGCATGACGCTAACGGGGCTAGCTGACGGCTAGC
This genomic window contains:
- the tom1l2b gene encoding TOM1-like protein 2, with the translated sequence MEFLLGNPYSTPVGHCIERATDGSLQSEDWTLNMEICDIINETEDGPKDAIRAVKKRVNGNRNYREVMLALTVLETCVKNCGHRFHALVTSRDFVEGVLVKIISPKNNPPTIVQDKVLALIQAWADAFRSSPDLTGVVQIYEELKRKGIDFPMSDLETLSPIHTPQRVASAPDGDSALHKYSATTQPAPAAVPPAYTAPQGPSIHTSGPINPTSEQICRLRSELDVVRGNTKVMSEMLTEMVPGQEDASDYELLQELNRTCRAMQQRIMELISCVSNEAVTEELLHANDDLNNIFLRYDRYERFRSGRSSAQSVNNGVLSEATEDNLIDLGPGSPAVVSNMPNAAPSSLPPGLTAPAGRPSSPGSLASRLAGLDVGGDSVSSTLSSLSSCKPPPTQDDFDVFAQTRTGAAEAGAPPTLDVKQQPAPAGRAARQPSVMDDIEEWLATDVKGDEGEEGVTSEEFDKFLEERAKAAEVTPGLPAPPSGAPGAAPGTPGRKKAGRAEDALFAM